A stretch of DNA from Scatophagus argus isolate fScaArg1 chromosome 23, fScaArg1.pri, whole genome shotgun sequence:
TTGGTTTGTCAGAGAAACAACTGGAAGCTTTGATGTCACAAACAAATCCTTTCCATCTCCACACACGACGAATCAGCGTATGGATTCAGGGAACAAAAACCAGCTGGGGTTAATGTGGGAATTCATCAGGTTGTGTGGAGAAAAGTGTAGACTGAGGATGGGTTTCGACCACATCAGGATTCAAAGGGCTGCTGCAAGCTGGATTAATGAGTCACAGTGTCCATTAGTAAACAGAGCACTCTGTGAACTCCAGTGAGTGAATCAATGACTTATCTGTGTAGACTTGCAGTGTGGTCTTCTGTACAACAACAACTCTCTAAAGAATGACAGTCTGTGGACTGTCGGAGGATTGCAGGATTGTGTACACAGAAGTAAACATACAGAGGAAGAGACTCACCCTCGGCTCTGCGGTgatagtttgtgtttgtccattCTCAGCCAGGGCATCAGGAGGTGGCTCTGGTTTACCCTAGtgcaggaaagaggagaggagttgGGCATGTTTATTGACACATTTACAGGCTACGCTGGACTATACTGTAACCATAAAACTATAGTTAAAAAACAATTGTACAAATGTGTTCAGGCACAAAAAACATGCTGGCTACTTGTGATGATTACTTCaagattaaattattaattcatATTATCATGAAAACGAACCTGTAGTTTCACATATCCAACACTGTCTCCACTAGGTACTGGAGCAGGAATGGGAGTCAAGCCAATTCCTGCATACTCATTGCTTGGGTCATCTTCTCCATCAGCAGGGCCCACTGTCAGTGTCACAGTTGATGGAGTGGGAGGCAAGGGGAAGGAAGGCTGAGGGGTTGGAGGCAGTGGCCTTTCTTGGATCCAGCTACCTTTGCGGGAGCCCATCCCATTTCCTGAGGACTTCCCGTCAGGCACCGGGAGTGCGGGCAACGGCCTGCGAGACAGGGATTCTTGGGAAGGCAGGCGGGGACGGCCCTGAGCCTGCAAGAGGAGGACACTTTCCTCAAGAGAGCGCTGGACCAGCAACAAGAGCCCTTCAGAAGGAGGAGCGTTGCCAACAGCAGAGAGCGCCGGCAGGAGGTCCGACAGCCGAGCCCACGCCTGctgaagaggaggtggaggatcATCTGAATGGCTGGCTTTCCAGGTTGACAGGATTTCAGCCAACGAAGTGGCCAGGTCCCGCGACGACAGAGTAGAGGACGAGCAGGAGACTGTGCTCAGCACCGAGTGGACAAGGCTGGAGAGTGAGGCCCTCCACTGCATGTCACCTGAACCGTTACTAGAGATAGAGAGGCGGCGAGtagaggtggaggaggatgacaAAGAGTGAGGGAGGACTTCAACAGTCAAAGCAGGCATGTCATAGATGCCACAGTCAGGCTCAGAGGAGTCCTTGTCATGACCGCCACCACTGGTCCGTTTCTCAGGTCCAGGAACGCGGTAGACCTGTCCAACCAGGGCCACATCCTCCCCAGAGAGGCTGGTGGTGGCCTCCCCTGTGCCCAGAGGCACACCTGGAAGTGTAGGGACACTGTACACGTCGTCATCAACTTCATCAGTCTGGACATCTGATGTGGACACATTCAGTGTGATGGTGGGGACATCATAGACCTACAAATAGGCAAGAAGACAAAATGCATCTTTTGAAATTGTACATGTTGTTCACCTTAAGAAATGAACGGAGGACCACTTCAATGAGCAAGCACCACAAAGTTTGCGACAATAAAATATTAGAAGGCTTTGAACTGGACATGTGCCTGGGTAATCAGACTGAACTGGTTAAAGTGGACAGGGACATATTCTTCCCCTTTAATtgtgaagatgaaaaacacTGTCTACATTCCTCTTTGTAACtgcagacaaagaggaaaaaataatcCATCAGCTGGCAAACACATTCAAGTAACAGCACAGGGGAGACCACTGGGGGCAGGGTGCTGGTGCTATGGCCTTGGCATGGCCCTGACACATGGGTGTGACTGAGAGAAAATAGCAGCAGCATTTGGACTGGATAGACAGGCTcccacagcagacagagacaggtgtGGCTTCGGCTTATAGGGGGGCAGGGACACAGGCGGATGGTGGAATGTGGGAAGAAATGGTGACAGAGTGTCTGATAGTCATCTCTTGTAAGGGAATCGTTTTACTTGTACAGACACGCATTCAATACAATGGTTTACCACGGTTCCCAGTTATTTTTTGGTGAATCATAACCTTAATAAGGATTATCACTTCACTGTCAAAAACAGCACAAGTATGCATATTACATGCAGAACCCTTGGAGAACAGCAcagatgaatatttaatgtctgCACATTCcgaacaacttttttttttttttttttttgaaaatgcacGTTTCAAATGAAATCTacttatgaaatgaaatgtacttATGAAAGGAATTCCCCTTCAGAAAATAGGAAAACAGGCACTAATAGGAAAGGTCTGTGGTTCAGTGTGTCAAGTCAAGTGTTGTCTTCACCTCTGTCTCAGAGTCAACCTGTGGTGGGACACTACGAGGGGTGTCATAGATGCCATCATCATCGCCAAGGGCGGATGGGACTGGACGCTGCCACCTGCCACTGGGAGGGGTATCATACACCTAccaagacaacaaaaacagaaaatccaaaatTATGACTGCAGGTCTTGGTGGACCAAAACATGTATATCTATTTTTTAAACAACCAAATGAAACTCTTACGCCACTCACATATCCATagtataaaaacacatttttggagAAACTAAAATATGAACTAATGAGGCACTAATGTGAAGTAGCCATCACAAACCTGATCATCCACAGGATCTGAGTAATCTTGATTCTCTCCATTTTTATTCTGCACATTGCCGCTTTTCTCCGTGCCATTGTTCATCCTTTCTTCCTTATTCTGAGGAGTTCCATTCTGCTTGGCCACTTCTTGCTGCAGACTTACAGGAGTGACCTGAGCAGTGGGTTTGGGTGCAGAGCTACAATCAGCCGATGACAGTGCTGCTTGTTGTGCATCTTTCCGAGTGACTCCCCTCACTGGCggtgctggaggtggaggtttGCGAGCAAAGTTTGGTGAGCCGGGAACCCTCATCTGTCCTGCTCTGACCAGCAAAGGGGACCCCCGGTGACAGGCCATACCAGGTTTGCCCCTGGAAACAGCAGGGGTAGGTGAAACTCCCTTGAGCAGAGGTCTGGATGATGCCTGGGCAGGTGACAACTGAGATGGGTGCTGGTGGGCCAAAACTGTGGCTGAAGTCCTGTGAAGGCTTGCTCCAACAGGGGTGGGTGTTTGGTACATTCCAGGTGTGTCCTGATTCACTCTGGGGGTACCAGGTGTTCCACCAACAGTAGAGGGACCATTAGAGCAGACAGCGTTAGCCACTCCTCCTGTTGGAGACTGGTAAACATCGTCACCTGCAAGTGGTGTACCTTTGGGCACCAAGTAACAGTCGTCAGAGTGTCCTGCTGTTAGTGTTTCTCTAGGGACTAGATATGTAGTGTCCTCTGGTTCATCAGCTGCCCTTGGCACTCCAGTAGGGGACAGGTACACAGATTCTGAAGCTATAAGAGCTCCTGGCTGCCTGACatgctgagctgctgaaggCATGGGACTTACTGGAGTCTGATAAAGTGTTCCTGTCATTTCTGTGCCTCGTCCTCTCAGAGACGGTGAGCGTGGACGCCCCGCCACTCCGATATCCCAGTCAGGTCTGGGACGGGTGCCAGAACTGGAATGCGAGCGCGGGCGCCCACCCTCGACTCTGCGGAGCTCCCCTGGTCTTGATGCGGCTCCAACTCCTCGTCCCTCACCCACGCCTGGCGGGGAGCGATACACTCCATCTATGTcctctgcactgctgctgacagcagtCCGGGCCAGCGGGGAACCAGGGGACAAGTAAACAGAGTCTTCAACAGAGCCATGACGGAGGTCTGAGCCTGGGGGTGGGGCTGTCTGGAGGAGTCGAAGGCGGTTGGCAGGGGCAATTCCCTGTCTGCCATGCAGGGAGCAGAGCCACCAGCCCGGCCCACCAGTCTGCTCCTGATCAAGAACCATCAGGATGTCACCCTTCCGGAAAGCCAGCTCCTCCGGGCTCTCTGCAGTGTTGTCGAACAGTGCCTTAGCCAATACCGTCTGAAAAAGAGGGCAAAACAAGAGTAGAAATCATAAACTCGGATCCTCTCATTCAGTAATTCATATATGCACACCAATGACCGTATTAAACTAGGTTTTCAAATTTTAACACCACAAATAACTACATTGACATGGCAATGCCAAGCCAGGGTCATAAAAAAGTTGATTGCTGAGTGCTGAATGGGACTGAATAGGGAAGATCTCGTAAAATATCTCTgcgagagacagagggaagggAAGAGAACGGgtgaacacaaaaaaagttaaaatgtaaaaccaa
This window harbors:
- the efs gene encoding embryonal Fyn-associated substrate isoform X2, with product MSVSTVLAKALFDNTAESPEELAFRKGDILMVLDQEQTGGPGWWLCSLHGRQGIAPANRLRLLQTAPPPGSDLRHGSVEDSVYLSPGSPLARTAVSSSAEDIDGVYRSPPGVGEGRGVGAASRPGELRRVEGGRPRSHSSSGTRPRPDWDIGVAGRPRSPSLRGRGTEMTGTLYQTPVSPMPSAAQHVRQPGALIASESVYLSPTGVPRAADEPEDTTYLVPRETLTAGHSDDCYLVPKGTPLAGDDVYQSPTGGVANAVCSNGPSTVGGTPGTPRVNQDTPGMYQTPTPVGASLHRTSATVLAHQHPSQLSPAQASSRPLLKGVSPTPAVSRGKPGMACHRGSPLLVRAGQMRVPGSPNFARKPPPPAPPVRGVTRKDAQQAALSSADCSSAPKPTAQVTPVSLQQEVAKQNGTPQNKEERMNNGTEKSGNVQNKNGENQDYSDPVDDQVYDTPPSGRWQRPVPSALGDDDGIYDTPRSVPPQVDSETEVYDVPTITLNVSTSDVQTDEVDDDVYSVPTLPGVPLGTGEATTSLSGEDVALVGQVYRVPGPEKRTSGGGHDKDSSEPDCGIYDMPALTVEVLPHSLSSSSTSTRRLSISSNGSGDMQWRASLSSLVHSVLSTVSCSSSTLSSRDLATSLAEILSTWKASHSDDPPPPLQQAWARLSDLLPALSAVGNAPPSEGLLLLVQRSLEESVLLLQAQGRPRLPSQESLSRRPLPALPVPDGKSSGNGMGSRKGSWIQERPLPPTPQPSFPLPPTPSTVTLTVGPADGEDDPSNEYAGIGLTPIPAPVPSGDSVGYVKLQGKPEPPPDALAENGQTQTITAEPRSCCCTEDHTASLHR
- the efs gene encoding embryonal Fyn-associated substrate isoform X1, whose product is MSVSTVLAKALFDNTAESPEELAFRKGDILMVLDQEQTGGPGWWLCSLHGRQGIAPANRLRLLQTAPPPGSDLRHGSVEDSVYLSPGSPLARTAVSSSAEDIDGVYRSPPGVGEGRGVGAASRPGELRRVEGGRPRSHSSSGTRPRPDWDIGVAGRPRSPSLRGRGTEMTGTLYQTPVSPMPSAAQHVRQPGALIASESVYLSPTGVPRAADEPEDTTYLVPRETLTAGHSDDCYLVPKGTPLAGDDVYQSPTGGVANAVCSNGPSTVGGTPGTPRVNQDTPGMYQTPTPVGASLHRTSATVLAHQHPSQLSPAQASSRPLLKGVSPTPAVSRGKPGMACHRGSPLLVRAGQMRVPGSPNFARKPPPPAPPVRGVTRKDAQQAALSSADCSSAPKPTAQVTPVSLQQEVAKQNGTPQNKEERMNNGTEKSGNVQNKNGENQDYSDPVDDQVYDTPPSGRWQRPVPSALGDDDGIYDTPRSVPPQVDSETEVYDVPTITLNVSTSDVQTDEVDDDVYSVPTLPGVPLGTGEATTSLSGEDVALVGQVYRVPGPEKRTSGGGHDKDSSEPDCGIYDMPALTVEVLPHSLSSSSTSTRRLSISSNGSGDMQWRASLSSLVHSVLSTVSCSSSTLSSRDLATSLAEILSTWKASHSDDPPPPLQQAWARLSDLLPALSAVGNAPPSEGLLLLVQRSLEESVLLLQAQGRPRLPSQESLSRRPLPALPVPDGKSSGNGMGSRKGSWIQERPLPPTPQPSFPLPPTPSTVTLTVGPADGEDDPSNEYAGIGLTPIPAPVPSGDSVGYVKLQGKPEPPPDALAENGQTQTITAEPRLTPSPGLPVSLSLEDSELLSFYSSQSLAHLSCLADAIDVLFSSVQGNQPPRIFVARGKSLIVTAHKLVFIGDTLSRLLTSADLRAKITTSGGRLCQALKSVVVATKGAAQNYPSVSATQEMVDRVAELSQQAAGFSTLLQRLAEISS